GCAGTCGAGCAGGAAGAACACGCACTGGTCGCGGTCGTCCTGGAACTCGCGCACGATCGGACGGCGATGGCGCAGCGTGGCCTTCCAGTCGATGTGGCGCAGCGAGTCGCCGGTCTTGTAGTCGGCAAGCTGGCGAAAATCGGTGCCGAGCCCGCGCTGCGCATAGGTCTTGATGCCGATCTGCGCCAGCCGCCGGTCGCCGGAGAGCCAGGCATAGCGCGACAGCGCCGCAAAGTTGGGGTACACGCGCAGCCGGCGCGGCTCGCCCAGCGTCTGGCGCATCTCGAAGCAGCCGGCGCGGGTGCGCCAGCGCAGCTGCGTGGCGCCGAACTGCGCCACCCCGCGCTGCATGGCGGTCGCGGTGTAGCGCAGCTCGAGCCGCGCGGCGGGCGGGACCGTCACCGTCTGCGGCAGCCCCTCGAAGGCCACGCGCGGATCGAGTTCGTCGAACACCGACACCCGCCATGCGAGCGGGCCTTCGTTCACCAGCGTCAGCGTCAGCACGGTCGGCACGCCGAGCGAGAACGCGCCCGGCAGGCTGCGTTCGATGCGCAGCGGCGCCGCGCGCCACAGCTGGCAGCTGCGCCAGAGATCCACCCCCACGCCGATGGCGCCGAGCCCCAGCAGCACGCCGGCAACCGCGGCCACGCGGCCCACCGGCGCGCCGGCCAGCAACGCCGCGCACGCCAGCACGGCGGCGCCCGCCAGCGCCAGCACCAGCAGCCGCCCGGGGATCGGAACGACGCGCATCACCGTTCTTCCTGCCCGCCAGGCCTCACAGCCGGGGTGCCTCGACGCTGTCGCGCGCGGCGCGCAGCAGGCCGTCCACGCTCACGCCTTCGAGCTGCGCATCCGGCGAGATCATCACGCGGTGCCGCAGCGCCGGCAATGCCTGCCGCGCCACATCGTCAGGCGTGACGAAATCGCGGCCCGCCATGAGCGCGGCCGCGCGGGCCGCACGCACCAGCGCCATCGCACCCCGCGGTCCGGCACCCGACGACAGGCCGGGCCAATCGCGCGTGGCCCGTGCGATGCGCACCGCATAGTCGATCACCCGCTCGTCGACCTGCACCATGCAGGCCAGCCGCTGCAGCTCGGCCACCTGCGTCTCGTCGAGGCAGGCGCGCACGGCCTCGAGCGGAAACTGGTTGCCGGCGCGTTGCTGCGTGGTCAGCTGCACGATGGCGTTCTCTTCGCCGTGGCTCGGATAGCCGATGTCGATCTTCAGCAGGAAACGGTCGAGCTGCGCCTCGGGCAACGGATAGGTGCCCTCGGTGTCGATGGGGTTCTGCGTGGCCATCACCATGAAGGGCTTGGGCAGCGGCATGGCCTTGCCTTCGAGCGTGACCTGGTACTCCTGCATCACCTCGAGCAGGGCGCTCTGGGTCTTGGCCGGCGCGCGGTTGATCTCGTCGGCCAGCAGCAGGTTGGTGAACACCGGCCCCTGGTACACGCGCAGCGCACCGATGCCGCTTTCGCCGCGCACCGAAGGATCGAGCACCGAATGGCCCGTGATGTCCGACGGCATGAGGTCGGGCGTGAACTGCACGCGCGCATAGCGCAGGGTCATGGCCTGCGCCAGCGCCCGCGCGAGCAGGGTCTTGCCGAGCCCCGGCACGCCTTCGATCAGCACATGGCCGGAGGCCACCAGCGCAACCAGCGTCTGGTCGACGGCCTCCAGCTGGCCGACCACGGCCCGGCCGATCTCGGCGCGCAGCGCCTGCAGCCACTCGGCCGCACGCGTCAGTTCTTCGGGGTGGATGGCTTGCATGGGCGTCTCGCGTTCAAGGGGTTGAGGAGGGAGGGAAGGAAGCATCAGTGGCCGCCACGGGCGCCGCGGCATCGAGCCGCCGGCGCGCGGTCTCGAGCAATTCGAGATCGAGCGCCATCGTGCCGGTGCTGCGCTTGCGCGTGGCCATGGCCCGTTCGAGCGCCGCCGCATCCAGCCCCGTGGCGCGGGCGATGCTTGCGGCGCGCGCGGCCGGGTTCAGCTGGACGTACCGGTGCACCTGCCGGCGGGCGCACTCCTGGAGTGCGCGCAACTGCGCGGTGTGCAGCGCATCGGCGCCATGCATGTGCAGGAAGCTCGCGGTGCCGCGCACCTGCTCGGCCATGGAGCGGCGGTGCGCGCCCGCCGGCAGTTCGAGCGGCCCGAAGCGCACCGCGGCGCGCCACAGCGCGGCGGCCAGCGCCAGCATGCCCAGCAGCAAGGCGGCCCAGCCCCGATGCCACAGCCATTGCATGAAGGGCTCGC
The Variovorax sp. OAS795 genome window above contains:
- a CDS encoding MoxR family ATPase, which codes for MQAIHPEELTRAAEWLQALRAEIGRAVVGQLEAVDQTLVALVASGHVLIEGVPGLGKTLLARALAQAMTLRYARVQFTPDLMPSDITGHSVLDPSVRGESGIGALRVYQGPVFTNLLLADEINRAPAKTQSALLEVMQEYQVTLEGKAMPLPKPFMVMATQNPIDTEGTYPLPEAQLDRFLLKIDIGYPSHGEENAIVQLTTQQRAGNQFPLEAVRACLDETQVAELQRLACMVQVDERVIDYAVRIARATRDWPGLSSGAGPRGAMALVRAARAAALMAGRDFVTPDDVARQALPALRHRVMISPDAQLEGVSVDGLLRAARDSVEAPRL
- a CDS encoding DUF58 domain-containing protein — protein: MRVVPIPGRLLVLALAGAAVLACAALLAGAPVGRVAAVAGVLLGLGAIGVGVDLWRSCQLWRAAPLRIERSLPGAFSLGVPTVLTLTLVNEGPLAWRVSVFDELDPRVAFEGLPQTVTVPPAARLELRYTATAMQRGVAQFGATQLRWRTRAGCFEMRQTLGEPRRLRVYPNFAALSRYAWLSGDRRLAQIGIKTYAQRGLGTDFRQLADYKTGDSLRHIDWKATLRHRRPIVREFQDDRDQCVFFLLDCGRRMRADEGGLAQQAGSHFDEALNALMLLSYVALKEGDEVGAMTFGSPKEERRDFAPRKGMATLNALMNRLHDIQPGATHSDYLVAAQQLLRVQHRRALVIVLTNFRDEDAAELRPAIKLLRRNHLVLVASLRERVLGRIANQPMAQARDAVDVAAAHLFEQSRRDAFARVVGNDPLSIDVEPADLAVALVNRYHAVKRAGLL